The DNA sequence ctttaatgagGTGGGACTCATTCTCcgctaacaatactttaattactttttttcactacccatctcttactttaccaatttcgcattaaaacccgtgccgaaccaagcatattcttttgggacggaaggagtacaaaACATTTGTGTATCCCAAATGAAGACTCTAAATCAAAAACTGAAAACGAGTAAATTGACAATAGAAGAAGCAGGAGCATTGGGAAAGCATATACATTGTTGCCTCTTGAATTAAGACATCTTTTATTTGAACTTTAAGTCCCATATCTTTTATCAGCGTCCTAcagtacataataaaaatactctAAACTACAATTTCTTCATCGAGTACAACAAACTATCAAAGTCGCCACTTCACATGTAACATCCATACTTAGAATCAATAGCTAATGGATGGAAGACAATAGTAATTATGTAACACCAGAACACTGCAATAACCGGTGGTGATAATTACGGTGACCTCATCCCCAAAAGTTCCTCAAAAATCAAAGGCATAATCACAGAAAGGAGGAAAAAACGCTTAAATGCATGAGGACATTagcaaaaatttaaagaaaaaaaggacaGGGTTAAAGTTCCAGGAGCTTTTTCAATAGTGCATGGGTTAATGTGAGCAAGAGATCTTTTGACCCGTTCATCCCCCTGGTGATCGTCAACATAGTGTGTAACACTTTTGTGTTCAAAGATTCTCCAAAACAGCTGGATGTACCAGGGGATTACGGGTCGGGGGAAGGAAACATCCTTCCACCTTCGAAAAATTGTTTTGAAGGGCTCAAGTGAGCAGCTTCTCAAAATCAACTTGAGACATCATGAATACTGCAAACTGTTGGACACTTTCATCCAATCTCAACCAAATAAGTCAGGAAAAAGCCCTGAAATCTTTGCTACAACATTAATTATCGCAAAATCCCTTTTTTTGGATTCCCCCACTCCCGGATGCCTCACCTTTTAAAAGCAACTAAATTGGTTTATTCAAACGACCAGGGTATCGGGGTCTCACGAAACTCGATGCACTTGAGCAAACTCCCTGTGCAACTGGCTCttcctcaaaatcatcaaaaaattttattgatcttACGACCAAAAGCTCTCTCGATTGTCTTTCTTGTATAGGCAAAACTGTGTTCAGGTGCTTTCATGTGAAGCTTTGACAGTTCAGTGCACAAGTCTTCAGGAAATAGACCCAGGCCGTGTGGCTGCCCACTGGCCCCATTTAATAAACGCTGGACCAGCTTTTTCTAGAGTTTGATGCACAGCATGAAGCCATAATTTCCTGAAACGCGGCCCAAAACTATCTGCAAATGGCGCCATGGCGATGCTTGGAGTAAACAGAATACCCAAATAAAAAGCTCTAATCAACATGAAAAGTCCTTCAAATATGGAGAATATCAATCCTGTCACATACATGCGGCTGTCTTGAGCTTGCATGTACAACCTATTCTTGGGATCATAGACGAATTGTGTGCTTGGTGGAGCTTCCGCCCATGCTAAATGGGTCCCACACCGAGCAAACATACTAGGAACAACCATGTAAGAATAGCTGAAGCCTAAGCTAACAGCCTGAGCAATCTTCTCTATGGAGAGACGAGTTTGGGCATTTGTACAGACTGTTGTGCCAAGCTTTTCCCAAAAACCCGGGTATGATAAGCTCGGAGTTACAAGCAGGACTTGCAGAATATCCCCGTGAGTAACCATTACGAAAACCTTTTCCGGTTTCATCCCAAGCACGTCTCCTGCTTGGAAACAAGTAATGCAAGTACAATCTGTACCCGAGAACAATATATACTGGCTCGGACAGGTACTCCATCGGCCGACCCCTGTGCATAGATGCCTGATTGACATGTCCGGAGAGACGGTGATGCTTTCCCGGCTACACCCACTGTCAACAATCTACGACATCTTAACAAGatggaattaaaaaataccCATAGTTAGGAAACATAATTGATTTGATGAAACACAAACAACATATGCAACAACATTTCCCCAATTACAATGTAATTTCAACTTCCTATAAACCCATGccaataaaataacacatagCTCAaccatttcaaaacctatttTTCAATTACCAAACATACCATCCAATAAACCGACCCTAATCAAATTCCAGAATACAGAAATGATCAAACCTCGACAACAACAAATGAAAGGCTAATTCAGCTAATAGGATATTGAAAAATTGCATAGATTTTTTACGAACCTTGACATAGCGAAAAATGGGGGGGAAGGAAGGCTTATTGAATAACGCGCGCAGGAGGACGAAACATCTTCTGACGATTAATCAAGGATGGAAGCATAGGGGTTGAGAAATTAGAGGTTTCCCgcaaaaaaataagaaaatttataaatcaaagatgtttggggaaaaagaaaaaggaaaaccaACGATATAGATAGAAAATTTTGGGAATGTGCGTTATTAAGTGAATCTCAGCGCATGGGCGAAGGGTGAAATGGCTGCGATGATGAAGACGAACAACGATTTCGTATTGACGAGGTCGCATCCATGGTGCTGGGCTGCTGGCTAATTGGGGTATGATTCTTTGGGTAAATAATCAATTTGTTTGGGATATTTATCTAAAAATGGCATCTCTTTATGTAATTGCCATTTAGTGCtcatcatttataattttgattgaaatgtcttgtaaaaaaatttggtgATTGGAATACCGTCGTGAGATAAATGTCGATCAGATTATTTACGAGTAATTTGAGTTATCGATGTGTAGTTTTGATTGTATATTTCGATCACccataacattttatttttaaaaatataacgATGAGTACTAAAATTGTAATAtcccaaatttataaaatagagaatagaaataagaatttgaatttatatgcATATGATAGTTACAtttagaaatagaaaagtCAATAGTCAAAGTATGTTAAAAAGTACTTCTCACGTCCCCATAATTGTCACTATTATTTCTAATACGgcttttaaaaatgtaatagaaagtagTGAAAAATTTAGACGTggatcttacttttatatattagctttaaaataaaatgtgagtgagaatgatgtggaatatggggtccattattaaaaatgataaaagtaaaaagtaataaatttttaggaacggatgcaaaataaaactaggtgataaattttcagggacagaggaagtaataGCATGGATTGAGTTCTTCTCGGAGAAAGAATAATACTCCTCcataagttaaaaaaaaaagagagagagagaaagaaatgaaaagaataaaagtggaaatgaaagaaaaaaaaataagaaaagtagGAAGTGAAACGTGCCTTGTGGGGTAgagtaaaaacaaaagaagagaaagaaaattagaaatagaGAAGGTTTTGGAGATAAGaatgaaaaattgtgttgTATCTCTTTCCTCTCCACgtctcccctctctctctataatATTTCAGCAAATTGCTCCCCTCCGTTCGGCAGCCGTGTCACCATCACAAATTTTCCGGTGACTTTGCCGTGCCATCCAACCTAAGCCATGCCATCCAACCTAGCCCAACTTGTATCAATTTTCAGATTATGAGTTTCAAGCTCAACAACCTCAGAATTGTTGAGAAATCGAGGCAAACCAGTTCCATGTTCAAATAGCAAAGGAATTGACAAGGTCTTggaggaaatgaaaaagtaattgGAGTTTTGTTGACATGCACGTGTAGCGTTAGTTGCCGAGCCAGAAATTTTAAGGTGGGTTCAActatcattaaaatttgttaattgtGTTCGTGCTACACCCTTAAACTAGACACGGAAACAACTTAGACGTGAGTGATATAAAAGCCATGCATGAGAAATGgatgatgataaaattaattagtgaatatatattttagagCATAGCAccaattttactaataatatgagtatgatatatttacatatttattagaTCAAATATTACGTTCAATTCcagattttataataaaagatatCACAATTGATTctattaatatcataatattttaaaatatttatagaattaaagaattattttcaatttaaattttaaaaatcatttttatatgaatataatttaaaatgatttatacaaaaatagtagtagtaaaaaaattaataaaaatttctaaTGTAAAAAATCAATGAAACAATATgagaaaatcaacaaaatactAGACTGAGAAGAAAAACAGGGTATGAACTACAAGCTTTAAAATCAaacttaataatatattatgaattataaatagatCACTAAAACGTTCTTAGAATGCTCTAGGAGAGAGTCGAACCTGATACCTCATAAACAGAAGACTTGAACTCAAACCAACAGCACTGGCTTCTGCTTTACAATGTGTTGCTTACATatcttatatatatgaattatacCAATGGCTGAGGTTCCCAAGGGAAACCCCTGGCTCCACCGTGACTCCGCCACTGTGTAGTGTACCGTATTCGTAAATtcaatgcatttaattttgataaaatttctacgtgtttatgtgatttatgtgtttgtgCAATGAAgcttaaatataattgtagGATACATGAgattctttaattatatgtgATAACGTGATTGAATAGTGATCAAAGCTAGTGTGGACTGTATACTTCAATATGATATGACAGGGATGACGATATTAAAAAGGTGAGATTGTTggatttttatattgaaattgtgAATATGCATGTGATATACAAAGTGAATTAAAGGCATGTTTATGTGAGCAACGTGGAAAGAGATACCGAATATGTGTTACGCCTCATTGCTTAGTGAATCACGGGTATAGTTGGCATGCCATAGGACGCGATCATCGCACACATGTCGATCATTCGTCTTTTAGATAATCGAAGCGATGACCCACATGATATGTTGATAGCGATATGAGCCCTATATGGGTAAATTGTGACAGATGCCTTATGATAGGCTATACTAAAGATATATAACATCGATAGTATCTCACCTAGATGTATATATGACGAGACCCTCATCGGGCTACTTATAGTCCATGTACCCGCGTCCACCACTAAACGTAACTAGGGGTTGTATGTGTTATCTATTTGAGAAATGATAGTTGTTCTTTAACGTTAATGAAATAGTTATGATTATCTTGTAGTATGTATATTGCGTTGATGAAAGAAAGTGACAAGGATGATGTGATGTGCTATATTGTGCTATATGTgttatttatatgaaattcAAAGAAGATATATGTGCTTAAAATGATTTAAAGTGAGGTGATTATCTCAAAAGCTATATATTGCGTGATTGGTGTATAAAGTGAAAAGTTGTTAGATTGATATGTTATATTTGTACTATAGCTGCGACatgtattattttgatttacatGTGGCATATCACAATTGAAAGTAAGTcgttatttataaatgaatcTATTGGTTGTTTGATCTGGCGGAATTGTTGGGGGTCGAAAGTGTGATCTACTTGAAAATGATGTGTGTAAAGGATATGATGTCTCAAACTATATATTGGGTTTGTTGATGAAATAAGGTGATAAGTTGATTGAATAATTTGCTATACTTGCACTATATTGAGATAAGATTATTTGCTGACGagtatcatattattatttgaaagtGCAACttgtttatataattattcttGTTTTATCACTTCTATGATTCGACAGATTTATTTGGTGGAGAATATGATTTGCTCGACAGATAGCTAATATACTAACGTTGAAggtacaattttatttatataattatgttatttatatgATTTGATGTAATTGATATTATACGAATGGTATATTAGTTGATAACAGAGTGAGAGATGTATATAAATAGATGTTGTACTACTTTCCGGTAACAAAATCATTACCTTGTGATAGTGTTATCGATGGAAATCATAGGGATTATATTCAATGCGGTTACACTACGAGCTTAAGCTTATCTCCCTTTCTTTCCTTTTGCGAGTATAGTGGTAAGAGATCTCGCTAGATGACAGCTGCACGTGTCGAGTCACGTTTCTTTTGTCGAGAAAGTTAAAGTGGTGTGTACCGCATGTTTAGTGAGGATTTGTAGATAAGTATAGTTGTTAGTTTTCTTTGTTGTAGTGGGTTGCTAATTATGTAAAAGTGGGTGTCTGGTTAtatgtccaaaaaaaaagtacacaGAGAAAGATTTATTCGTAATAAGAAGTTAAGCGTATTGAAATGTGACACCAATTATTCGGTTTAATAAATCGACTAAGGGGTGTTACAAAAATTGACCATTTGCCCTTGTTTTTTTCAAGATTATCCTATTACCGTAAAAACGCTCatggttttaaatttatggTATGAATTAACCAAACATATATTATTAACttgttttttttgaatttatactatatatatatatatatcaaaaaaaatcttaattgtgtcgaacttttcatttttggaatgGAATAGAATCAAGACCGAACCTTATAGTCCATGGTATTTCCTCTTTAAGAAAGTTTGTGAAGGCTCAGCTTGATTCAGGATTTATGTTTcatcttttgtttattttcttttgtttagaGAAATCTATAGATCTACTCGAGTATTCACAAGGTATTGCATAACATGTGCAGCCCTTCTAatggaaaaatcaaatttaatgaaGATTTGATTCATTCGACACACATATAAGCTTTTTTCTGTTCCATAAATTTGTATGTAACTATTAAAGACATAACATACATATTCCATCctcaaagtttttttttagtgcAAATTCATTAATATGTAGAATCAAAACAAATGATTTTTAGGGTGATCTCTTAGTTATTACGGGATGGAGATGATGGGGTCAGTccactgatttttttttccttttcttttggtGATTTCGCTCAAAGagttaaagtaaaatagtGTACCAAGCTATGGCAGGTCCAACTCGATTCCCTTCTCCATGGATCTCAAATTAGGACCCCAAGAACAAATGACTCCAATGACCGATCCATGTATGATCCATACTAGATTTGACCAACTACCCTTCCTACATCCTCTAAACTCCAATGACCGATCCATGTATGATCCATACTAGATTTGACCAACTACCCTTCCTACATCCTCTAAATCTACGTTCTTGACATCCCATCTTTGTATCAATGGAGTTTTTGTATGTTTGAATTCAAACTacgtatatttatattttgtactccctccgttccatcgtaatagagtcattttgcacATTTGGTGCTTCCATgcttaatagagtcatttcctttttagtaaaagtcaacacatttttccacacttattttactctcttactttttcctctcttcgtcttctttacctttttcatttttcactttattctccatttacgAACTcccctaacacaattttttcgATCTCCGTCCAAAGAAATacctccattactatgaaacggagggagtatcacaTCAGATGGATCATGGTTTTTATAgtgaaaaatgtaaaaaaagtagaaaaaaaaaaataaagaaaattatatgtaaCATTTTTGAAACACCAATCCTACgtcaattaatatatatatatatactactatatgatatagtaattaatacaTACGCACAAGATCACGAAAGAGAGAAACATATGACATATAGTAGAGAGGAAGAGACtgtttgtaaatatttaaCGTCTCTTGATTCCGGCTGGTTGTTTCTGAGAATTGAAGTAGAGAGCGGCGACCGGGAGACCGAGCTGATTCTCGCTCGCGAATTGCCGCGTACTGAAAAGTACTCTCTCTGCTGGCTTCCCTTTCACCGTCTCCATCAGCCCCGCCTGCCGGAAAGCTGTAAATATGTGGCGATGGATCCACGGCGGCTGCGGTCCCATGTACGCCATTAGCTccttcctatatatatatgcaatataTAAGTTACGAAATTCGGTTAAAGTTAATCACACAAAAtctgaaaaacaaaataatttttagtttttcacaATTGTCTTATTTGTGTACATAATGATGTTATAGTGACGCTCAAACGATGTCGtttctataaaataagtttttttttcttattttaatgaaaaaataccatattgagcattttaatttcatacaCGAGTAGAATAATTgagaattttttgttttaatttaatactccacttcatttcattatcaAATCTTATTGGAATGAGAATCtgatcaaattttgtgatttaaataaCTATTATCTCGAAATTCAAATGGACGGGTCATAGCGGTTCATACCTTCACTGGCATCGGATCCCTCCGGAATGTCTATGACTAGCCTGGAAACCGAACAAGAAGccattaattttacttttcataATTGATTTGCTTGATGAAAATTGATTGTAGAGAGAACACCTAATCATCTAGCTATATTGCATGCATGTTATTGACAGAGAATTTAAGATGCAGTGAAGTTTGGAATGTTACCAATGGAGCCACTCTCTAAATGTGGGTTCACTCGGACTAGGAGCGTCAGGATCAACCATGACCTACTCATATACCCAAATAAACAAGTCATCATCATGCATACATCAATTCATTCATCCTCAATTTATACCTAGCTACATTAATGTGGTGGGTGTTTGgtgaatatattataattggtcaattTTTAAGTCTATCTTGCAATTTTAAAAGTCAACCAAAAAATTCACGAGGATTGACATTTTGGTGTACATCGGACAAATAGTTCACTGTCCGTGAATTAAACATTGTCTATTTTACAatgaaaacacaaaatatggTCATCAACAATATATTACCTTAAGACAACCagaattttgatattttcagtTGACTTTAAAGTTGCGAGACAGGACCAGAAGTCAGCCGAATgaccaaatttcatgattttttcgACAACTAGgacttataattaaaaatatgattgcaattattagtaataatttagtGAGGCTAATTGTGTCATAAGTAATTAGTGCATGCAAGGGGCTTACAAGAGTGTAGTAGTTATTAGGGGAGCCGGTGATGCGGACGTTAGGCCTttcggcggcggaggagggcTTGACCTTGCCGCCGTTGATGCTGATCTTCTGAGCGGTGTAGCGCACGGCCAGCTCCGCGGTGGGGACGAAGATGTCGAGCACGTCTCCGACCACTCGGCCCACCACCAGCGGATCCAGCGACGCCCGACGCATCTCGACCTAGTGCTAGCTGCAGTTAATGGTGTGGGAGAGAAGAAGATATTATAAGGAGAGAGACACGTTGTGATGATCGACTACGTGGTGCAAGGGTTTCGACAAGTGTTGTAACAGATTCTCATCACCATATTCCAACTCATTCCGATGCACTCTCTCTTATTACTAAGATATAGTTCTAGTAAGAGTGGGAGTATGAATATTTACTCTTTCTATGGatctaaaatttcaatttacaCAATGATttttatcacattttattaagtaCAAACTTATGTAAGAGGAGTTTCTATAATCtcagtttttaaaaaatagagaggCATAATTATGTTGAAGTtactttaaatataatttgataattaattgatttgtcaaataaatagttttatttttattgagaaacTTAAGTACAACAATTgagaatatttgaaatttcgtGATTCGCGCgattaaaaatagtttaacaTTTTTAGCGATACACTAACATgcaaaaagagtaaaaatgTGATGATCAGGTGTACTGTCACGTCATCACGTGGTGTGTCCAGTAATTTTATGATTGTTACGACATACCACTGTGTTACGGTGTATCTCGACGGTTAAATATGTACTCATGCAAAGAACCAAATACATGACCAATTTTCTACAGCATGCTTGTGAGCTGAGGTGTATGGGTAATCCTATAAATTATTGggtaatactccatatagcAATTCGATATCGGGTTTTATTT is a window from the Salvia hispanica cultivar TCC Black 2014 chromosome 1, UniMelb_Shisp_WGS_1.0, whole genome shotgun sequence genome containing:
- the LOC125188466 gene encoding protein MOTHER of FT and TFL1-like, with amino-acid sequence MRRASLDPLVVGRVVGDVLDIFVPTAELAVRYTAQKISINGGKVKPSSAAERPNVRITGSPNNYYTLVMVDPDAPSPSEPTFREWLHWLVIDIPEGSDASEGMNRYDPKELMAYMGPQPPWIHRHIFTAFRQAGLMETVKGKPAERVLFSTRQFASENQLGLPVAALYFNSQKQPAGIKRR